The DNA window CTGCCAACAGGACCCGCATTGCGACGTGGAAAGTCTTGCCACACGTCAGTGCAGACTGCCAGCGACATCCAGGCATACCGGTGAAGAAAGAGTTGCCGGTACCAGGAGCGATATGCGATGGCGTTACTGAAAGCTCGAGGGCAAAGCGGCAAACGAGGATATATCGGAGGCATGCTGCAACATGTAGGTATGTATATGTACCTAGTAGTATTCCTCTCACAGCATATTTCCGTCTGTGTCACTCCGTATTGGTGACTTCTTCTGCATTACCAAGTGGCGGAGCAGATGCTGTGCCATCAATTCAAACCAACCTTTTTTCCCATTTCCCAGTCGACGACCAACATCAATGTGTATTTTTCGACCCCCGAAGAAACGGCTCGGATCGCGGATCGCGGGTGGCGGCGTCCTTTTAAGGCTCGGCATGGCTTGGCCGGGATCGTCTATAGCCGGACGCCGTCACACAGACTTGCACAGTTTGAATTCGTAGCATCGAAAAAGCTCCGTAGGATTTTCTTCCGCGACTCGGCGACTCCTGAAGATCCCCTGGAGGgtgatacatgtacacagtCAGCTCGCTGTGGACCGACGTCTTTTGGAGTCTCTTCGGCGGCTTCTCGCGAATTGTCTGCGTGCAAAATCAATGTTAGCACACGATGTGCAGATACTGtaggcagcagcagtgccCTGACTTTTTTCCACTTTACCGTTGAACTCGACCAACATTTAGAGGTGATGGACAGTCATAACGTCCAACAGCATCGCTGCCTGCTGACTGAGCGCATCTGCCGCAAGCCCTGATGATCAACACCCCCCAAGCCCGAATCCCTGTACAATGTAAAGATTTTTCACAacagccttttctctctctgtccaACAAGTGGCTGCTGATTGTTCAACTGGCAGCACCGCCACTTGATGCCTCTGTTTGACGTCAGGCGACTCTCCAGGCCAGAGCTGCTCTCACCAGATGCCCGGGCGGAACCGCCTATTGGCTGGTGTGACGTCAGGAGACCGCGGAAACCCTGCAGCGCGCCGAACGCTTTCCGGATCGCTGCCATGCGCTGGGATCGCTGCAAGATTAGGGCGCTGCGCACGCTGTAGGCCTCTGGCGGATCGCTGTAAGTCAGAGGCCGCCCCTCCTGACTTGCAGATGCGGCCCCTCTCCAGGCGTCAGCGGGGCGTCCAATGATGGGGATGGACTCGCTGCTTCGCCCAGCAGCGCGGCTTATACATAAACTCTGAACGTGCCGCAAACACTGTCCTGAACGCTCTTCTCTCGCCTCTGATACGCCGTTCGCTGTGTGTTCAACGCTCTAATGTTGTTTGCTTGCCGTTTCGTTTTTCATTCTTGTTTTCGACTTGTCGATCAAGCACTTGCTGGCCACGACCTCGCCCTATAAATTCCTACAAGTTCCACACGGCGTAGCCATCATGCCTGGACGCTCCGAACCTGATGCGCCGCAGGGCCTCAACCACTCCTACTACAACCCAGAGGAACCACCCGATATCAACTCTCAACAATCTTCTGCCTCGTCTCGCCGGTCAAAAGCTGGAAAGAGTCGGCGAGACCAATCTCCCGGCGGCGACAACAAATCTCGCAGCAGCCGTCGTGATCCTTCTCCCGGCCACGGCAACATGCCTAACAACAAGCATCGAGATTATGACCCTTATTATGACAGACATCCGCCCAGAGATGCGCCGAGAGACTCCCGGAGAAGCTCGCAAAGAGACGCGCCGAGAAACTCGCACCACCGAGACGATGAGCGGCGCCCACGGGACTATGAGTACGCTCCAGAGCCACGTGAGCGCCGTCACAAGTCTTCAAATCGAGAACCATCCGGAGGACAGTATTCACGCTCCCGAAACGCCTCTCCAGACCCCAAATATAGATCTTCACGAAGCATCCCATCTGGTAACCGCGATCGTGATCGGGACCGCGACTGGGACCGAGACCGTGATCGGGACCGAGACCGGGACCGTTACGGCTCTCATCGATCCCGCGGCGCCCCAACTTATGCAAGCGACGATGAGAGGGATAGACGACGTCCAAGCCATCGCTCACAGCCTCGCGAAGCAGACGACAGCTATGATCGAAGGCGCGACCAAGATCGGAGGCGCGACCAAGACCGAAGTCGTGACCGAGACCGACATCGTGACCAAGACCGAAGTCGTGACCAAGACCGACACCGTGACCGGGATCGTGCACCTGTTGACGGCGGCCACCTAAAGCGCCGAAACACGATGCCAAACGTCAAAAGTTCAAGCACCCGAGAAAAAACTCCCTTTTGGAAGAATCCCCAGTTTCAAGCTATAGGGAAATCGATAGCGATGGCCACCGCGCAAGCCTATATGGAAAATCGCCATGAGAAGGGTAACTTGGTGGGAGCAAAGGGAGCCAAAATAGGTTTCCGCGCTCTAGGTACTGCTTTGACCGAACAACTTAAcaataaaaacaagaagagacgCTGAAGCCGCTGTGGAATGATGGAGATTCGATGATGGgcagccattttcttctttctattgtcatcttcccctctcttctccttctttctctctctctctctcttttttttattagaTACGACGATGATATGACGGCACTCCTGGCTTGGTTTTGAAATTACGGAACGTGCGGATTACCCTGTTTTACAGCTGCtgttttcttgcttttcttttgctgtttttttcttttggtttTACGGAAACGGCGGATTGGATTCAGCTGTGTGCACCTTACTTGTATGATTCGGCGAGCTTCTGGCGTTGGAGAAGACAGCAGACTGGGATGGACCTTTGCTTTTGGATACAGCGATAGAGTTGGATAATGACGGCACACATTTTGGGGGTGCTTCCTCTCTCACACGATATTTCTCCCGCAATTTTCGTTTTGCAACGACAGACAATTGGCTGTTTCCGGATTTGTGCAAAGACGACATTGCGTATTTCACGACACTGCAGTAGATAGTAGTAGGTAGATAGTATTCATGTATGCTGGGCATTGATCCTAAACTCAAGTTGTTctgccatctcggccattgGCGCCTCTCAGAGTTCTTGAGCCACAACTCGTCCTAGATGAAACATTCAATTCGGCAAGGCACTTTGGCCGAGCGGTCTAAGGCGCCGTGTTCAGGTTTAGCTTGGATCTGCCAAGCAATCTATTCGCGGTCTAGAAATAGGCGAGGGTTCGAATCCCTCAGGTGTCATATAACATGAATTGATTACTTTTTGGCGATTGTTTTGAGAGTACctctttgttctcttttctttgttcttttttgttgttcagtacaagtatattaAGTGTTGCTTCAATTCTGGTAAAACTCGAATCTTGATGCTGTGCTACTATCTCCATACTCTACGCAAAGACTAAACGTTTTGTAAATGTTTGCTTTTCCCCCATAAATTCCAACTACTTCTGATGTGCGAAATGGTAATCGTGACAATCAAAAGTCCATGTCAATTGCCTCAGCCCGACTTCTTATGGCTGATTAAAAGGTCTGCAGCGATTGGCAATGCAAAGACCATTACAGCAAGGCCCAAGTGACTGGCCCGTTGCATCATCAAAACAAGCACCTAATTCGTATCAATCTTAGCATCTCGTCCTTACATGTCGTCAAAGCAAAAGGTAAACTCACTCCAAGTCTCGACACAGGTGCCCTGACAGGTAATGCTCGTGACCGTCTGCGGCGGATCAATCACGACTTGCTGCGTCACCCCGTCCGACGCAATGGTGCTGCTCAGATTCGCCGGGCCGACGGTGTCAATCACACATGCCTGGAGCACGTCAAAGTCGGGGGGCGTCAATCTTCTGTACGGGGAGCGTGCTGTATGTGAAGACGGGCTTGCCGTCGGCCGGGACGCTCATGGGGAAAGAATGGTCGTCGCCCTCGGAGCGGAGAGTGACGTGGGCGACTTGGACGGTGCTGTTTTGGGCGATGGACACGCCGGTGAAGAGACCGATGGCGAGGAACGACGTGGAGAGCTTCATGTTGGCAGATTATGGAGGAATGGGCCTGCGGCGAGATGTGGTGGACTTTTTCGGTTTGAGCAGAGATTCTGTTCGGCTGCTGTAAGCTGTTAATGGGCGTTCCAAGATGTTCAAAATGGCGGTGGTCTCACTGGTTTATATATACCATCGAGGTGTACATCCTTTCCGCTCTTTCATGCCTATGCTTATAGATGTAAGCATAGTGATGACCCCAGGCGTAGTGATGATCCCAATTTGCACCTCCCCAATCAGTGTCTCGTATAGTCCATCAGATTAGTGATCACTTCGAATGCAGTCTCGAAATACGAGGAAATGGCGTCGAAAGGGGCACGACAAGGAGTAAACCCCAGACGGCAATCGATCCCATCGCCTTTCAAAGCTAGCCGGAGATCACTCGGCTGTTTCCGCTGTCGCCACAGAGTCAAGCAAGGCTGACCGAAAAGGCTAAATACGCTGAGATATATCCGGCTGTAACTCTTGCTGCCGAAATCATGCGCCAACGCCAGCACGATGGacggccttgaccttttttttttttgtattggTCTCGCAACTTTGCTACCTCCTCGACTGGAGTTTCGAATGGCTCAATTGGAAGTTTCCTTACAAATGATGTCCAAAGCCCATATATACGGTGAGTAGGTGAGATCGTCGTATGATGGAGCCAGGATAGAGAAGGAAGCAAGATCGAGTTGCTATTTTGGGGTGCTTACCAGTGTTGATCTATTTGCAGAGATCCTTCCCCGTCAGGTATTTCCCCATTGGTTCGGCATTATAGCCGTCCCTTATGATCGCCTCGTACGGCTGTGATACTTTCGCCCGTGCGCATCGCGAAGCATCGAAACTCTGAACGGCGGTAGAGTGCGAATCGGGGCTGGACAAGACAGAGCCCAAGCGTTTGTGCCTAAAAACTGAACGTTAGCAGAGCTTGCTTCCATGGCCTGTGAGACCCTTgctaataaaagtaaaggtCAACAACCTcctcaaaaaaagaaatatcaTGATCTGACGATATCACAACTGtcaagcaaaaaaagaagcctcaCAATGAGgaaagaatagaaaaaaattgaCCGAGACAGGGGTCGAACCTGCAACCTCCTGATATACTAAATCGTAGTCAGACGCTCTGCCATTGAGCCACACGGCCTATTCGATGATAAGGCCGGGAATATCAAAACCTATCAGGTCCGTCTTGTGTGGAGACGGCAGTGCAAAAACACGCAAGCAGATACGCACACACATAtgcttgggctgcttggTATATCAACGTTTGGCGGCTAATTAATATTCCACTTGAATACCCAAAGTGCAATTGCCATGCCATCGTTTCGAGCACGGTAGAGCGGGATAGCCGGTggggggaaggggggggttAAATATCAAAATTCCGGAGACAGACCGACGGATCCTTGAACTGTGGCTTTCTTTCTCTGATCGATCGCCATTTCTAttgtttttgctgcttcgTTTCTCTGTCTCTTTCGACCTGACTGCCGTTGCATTTCTCTTCTGCTGTGCCTGTATGCGTGTTTATGCGTCCGAGTCCCAATCCGGTTCCCCACAcacagctctctctcttcttcttctttttttttttttttgctttcatTTTTTGTTTATACGACATCTCCGGCGGGGTTCCAAAAAGTTGTgttcccccccccttgctaCTGCTATTTTTGTTCGTGAGATTTTCCCTATACTATTTGTCTGTTCTCGCATCCGACGGGCCTAAGACGCATTGCTTGTTGGATCCATTTTGTGCCTTTAGTCTCGGTATTAGTGACGCCATGAGCTAGAGAGTGCCGCAGCGCCCAAACTGCACGTCAAAGAGACATTGAGGACGGACTGATTCTGCCCCATGCCGCTTTCCATCCATGAGTAACAGAGCAGCCCAAGCTTGCGACGGATGCAGGGTGCGAAAGGTGAAATGCAATAGCACGCAGCCGTGCTCTCAGTGCTCGCACCTGGGCCTCGGGTGCATCTACTCGCCGTCGACGAAGCGCAAGCCCAGCGTGCGCAACCGGCTGGTCACGCAGCTCCGCAACAAGTCGAGCATAGCGGCCTCGAGCCATGGCATCAGCATTGCCGCGTCGCCGTCTGACTATCCCGAGAGGCCGCCGGGGCCAGCGGTCACGTCCATCGCCGGCATCGTGAACCCGGACCAGGACGGGGTGCCCTCTGCCGGCATTGCGGCCATAGCCATTGCCGGAGCTggtgttggtgctgctggcggtggtgggTATGCGTTGGGCACTGGTATTGGAGCCGGTGTTGgagttggagctggagctggtgctggtgctggtatagacacgccgccgcctcccgcATGGGACGCTCGCACCTTCACCACGGGCTTCTTCATCGGCATGCTGGCCAAGTATGAGGAGCAGGTGTATCCCGGCAgccccatcatcaccagctACGAGGTCCGCCAGTCCATTGGCAGCATGCACGTCGACCCCGACGACGCCGCCTTTGTCTATGCGGTTGGGGCAGTGACGATCCATCTGACGACGCCCACGGTGCAGGGCGAGGCCGGAGCCAAGATGACGGAGCTGATCCGGCAGAGCCTCAGTGCGTACAGGCGGGCGCAATCGGTCGTCGACGACGTCCACAACGCCCGGCCGATGGACGTGCGCACCACGTTCCGCCGCATCATGACGTGCGTCTTCCTGGCCGTGTCCGTCATGGCCTTTGGCCGCCTGGACCGCTGCTTCGCCATGCTGCGCGAGGCCATGACGATGGTGCAGATGATCCAGGTCCAGCAGTGCTCGCACAGCGCCGTGCCCCTGGAGCCGCGCGACGTGCCCAAGTTCCACCGCATCTACTGGcacgtcttcatcctcgagCGCCTCCTGACGATCCTCGCCGGCTACCCAAGCATCATGGCGCCGCTGCCCACGGGCCTGCCGGCGAGGGACGCGGCCATCCCCGCCCACATCGACGCCGGCTTCAGCCGCCTGATCCGCCTgttccagctgctggacgggcctctgctgctgtacTGGAGCGCGCAGCAGAACCCGGCGCAGCCCGTGGCCGGCGTGACGCTGCAGTGGATCGAGGGCAAGCAGGCCCAGCTGGACCAGGACGAGGCCGGCGCCTCAGAGGCCGAGCAGGGCCTGATTGACAGCGGCCGCGGCACCTTTACGGAGCTGCAGCACGTCGACCTGCTGGTGACGCGGCTCTGGATGCGCTCGTTGCTCTGGCAGTACGGCCTGATGCACCGGCTGTTCCGCTCGGCGCCGCAGCGCGAGGATCTGGCCATCCATCTGCAGGTCTATCGGCTCTCCGCGCAGCTGCGGAACCTGGTGAGCCAGCTCGAGAGCATCTCCACCGTCGTTACCCACGGCATCGGGCTGGTGCACAAGGTCTTTGAAATCACCAGCACCGTGGCCGAcgtgctggcgctgccgctcAGCTACGGCCAGACCGAGGACGACGTGAGGCGGCGTATACACGATTTCGTGTTCCTGGTGCGTTTCCTGTTTAGTTTCGAGCGAGCGGAGCGGGAGCAGCAAGATTACCTGCGGGAGAGGCTGGACGggcttcagcagcagtacaCCATTGTCAACTTTGCCGATATGGCTGGGTTGAATCCGATGGTACACGGAGCATACCACTGAACTGAGCGAATGGTGAAGGCtgatattttcttttttttccttcctctctctctccttagATTTTTTGGCAAGGGCAAATTGATACACTGCATAGGACTCTGGATTAGTGTTAGCatgattcttcttttttgaaaTGCGTGTGTTTgactctcctttttttcccttctccttgCGTGGGCTCGGGATTCTTGTGGCACTTCCGCACAGAGACAAGAGGTCTGTAGTACCCGTATACGACAGCTAATATTAGACCTTaccccatcttcttcccgcTGTGTCCCAGCCCTTGTCCATGTTTTGTGTTCCATTAGTGTGAAACCCCAGTCGGTACCCggtattttcttttccttggtTTCGAGATGGGAATTTGCCACAGGAGCGGGAGAAGGGAGGTGGAGTGTTGAACGCTGACGCTCGACGTGGAACTTGAGGCACAAGACTAGAGGAAAACTGAGAAGCAAGCAGCAAACTTTTCTGCATTATAGTCAAGGGCGTCCTGCCCGACAATTGATCATACATTATCAGATGAGCCTATACTATTTGGACTTCCATCTTGAACCACATACATTCATTCATAGCCGACATTTCTCATCCATGTTGCCTTCCAGATCTCGCCATGATCAAACGTACAAAAGCCACCTGGTGCAACCTTGGGTCTCCCGTATGCTTCGGAAGCATCTGGGGCGACTACAAGTAGTCATCGCGGTCGTGGCGGGACTGAGATCCACGAGTAGCTCGCTCAGCGTAGTGAGCGCCGTAGTAGTCCATGTAGAAAAAGTAGTAGTACCAGTAGAACAAGCGGTAGTAGTAGTGGTAACTCTCCTCGCCAGCGTACGCGCCATTGTCGTAGCACTCATCACAGTAACAGTCAAAGGAGGATGCACAGATCTCACAGTGCTCGCCATCAGGGTGATTGCCGTCACAGTCGCCCCAGCCAAACTCAGAGTCGGAGTTGTCATCCGAGTCGGTCTGAGTGTCCCAGGGTGGTCCTTGAGGCCAGCGGTCAATGTCGAACCCATCCACTTggtcttcctcttcgccctcggCTTCCCGGGCTTGCTGGGCTTCCTGGGCTTGCCGGGCCTCCTGGGCCTCCTGGGCTTGAACCCATTCATTGAAGAGCTGCTCCTAGTCAGGCATCTTGAACGCTGGGTGGGTAAACAGCTACGACTAGCGAGTTAGTGAGATCGACAGAATGGGTTGGGAGGGGCGGGTGCGGAATGGCTGGCGGGGCTGGCCGAGCGCTTACAGGCTGTTTTAGCTGGTTTCTGGCAGGTCAGTGTGTCCTGTCCGCCCTTGTGTTCCGGGTGGATCAGTGAAGCTTGGTGGAttcgagaagctggagtCACTGATGGACTGTGTGTGTGGGTGAAGAGCTTGACTTGAGTCGAAAAGCTGTGAGGACTGGGGAGACAAGGTCAAGTTTGATTTTCAGATTTTGAAATGTGTGCCTTGTGCCCATTGGTCACGGGATAAAGGAGAGTCTGGCATGGCAAGAGCAGCCCTCGCTTCGTCATCGGCACACATTAGCGAGGAGGAAAGACGAGGCAGGTGCGCTGTGAATAGAGTCTACGAGGGCATCTCCTACGG is part of the Trichoderma atroviride chromosome 1, complete sequence genome and encodes:
- a CDS encoding uncharacterized protein (EggNog:ENOG41~TransMembrane:1 (i261-279o)); translated protein: MPSFRARAAQACDGCRVRKVKCNSTQPCSQCSHLGLGCIYSPSTKRKPSVRNRLVTQLRNKSSIAASSHGISIAASPSDYPERPPGPAVTSIAGIVNPDQDGVPSAGIAAIAIAGAGVGAAGGGGYALGTGIGAGVGVGAGAGAGAGIDTPPPPAWDARTFTTGFFIGMLAKYEEQVYPGSPIITSYEVRQSIGSMHVDPDDAAFVYAVGAVTIHLTTPTVQGEAGAKMTELIRQSLSAYRRAQSVVDDVHNARPMDVRTTFRRIMTCVFLAVSVMAFGRLDRCFAMLREAMTMVQMIQVQQCSHSAVPLEPRDVPKFHRIYWHVFILERLLTILAGYPSIMAPLPTGLPARDAAIPAHIDAGFSRLIRLFQLLDGPLLLYWSAQQNPAQPVAGVTLQWIEGKQAQLDQDEAGASEAEQGLIDSGRGTFTELQHVDLLVTRLWMRSLLWQYGLMHRLFRSAPQREDLAIHLQVYRLSAQLRNLVSQLESISTVVTHGIGLVHKVFEITSTVADVLALPLSYGQTEDDVRRRIHDFVFLVRFLFSFERAEREQQDYLRERLDGLQQQYTIVNFADMAGLNPMVHGAYH
- a CDS encoding uncharacterized protein (EggNog:ENOG41~SECRETED:SignalP(1-19)), with translation MKLSTSFLAIGLFTGVSIAQNSTVQVAHVTLRSEGDDHSFPMSVPADGKPVFTYSTLPACVIDTVGPANLSSTIASDGVTQQVVIDPPQTVTSITCQGTCVETWSACFDDATGQSLGPCCNGLCIANRCRPFNQP
- a CDS encoding uncharacterized protein (EggNog:ENOG41), with protein sequence MPGRSEPDAPQGLNHSYYNPEEPPDINSQQSSASSRRSKAGKSRRDQSPGGDNKSRSSRRDPSPGHGNMPNNKHRDYDPYYDRHPPRDAPRDSRRSSQRDAPRNSHHRDDERRPRDYEYAPEPRERRHKSSNREPSGGQYSRSRNASPDPKYRSSRSIPSGNRDRDRDRDWDRDRDRDRDRDRYGSHRSRGAPTYASDDERDRRRPSHRSQPREADDSYDRRRDQDRRRDQDRSRDRDRHRDQDRSRDQDRHRDRDRAPVDGGHLKRRNTMPNVKSSSTREKTPFWKNPQFQAIGKSIAMATAQAYMENRHEKGNLVGAKGAKIGFRALGTALTEQLNNKNKKRR